From one Fundulus heteroclitus isolate FHET01 unplaced genomic scaffold, MU-UCD_Fhet_4.1 scaffold_130, whole genome shotgun sequence genomic stretch:
- the LOC118558493 gene encoding uncharacterized protein LOC118558493 — protein sequence MDQSLFSGGAWLTNLNGIGSWRAVADVELRRRSDTNKPNSSPQTTIFPALRVPSNCYRQINLLAFDPDDDEVKCRYADLSLTECASPCTPPPVLSLSSTCTLSFSGTSSSNQGWYVVQMVMEDFPRQSITLTHTNGSRVWKTASDAISKIPIQFAFQVAPAAPSCTEGAYLPRFLFPTPEHGTRFYNPVSQTLEINIRADATECVITGLLYSGPHNVVKTSSGSGYFTLTWTPSAREDGQNHPICFVVQAKLL from the exons ATGGATCAGTCTCT GTTTAGTGGTGGTGCCTGGTTAACTAATCTAAATGGCATTGGATCCTGGAGAGCTGTGGCAGACGTTGAACTGAGGCGCCGGTCCGACACCAACAAACCCAACTCATCACCACAGACCACCATCTTTCCTGCCCTGAG AGTTCCTTCAAACTGTTATAGACAAATTAACCTGTTGGCCTTTGACCCCGATGACGACGAGGTTAAATGCAGATATGCTGATTTATCCTTGACTGAATGTGCCTCACCCTGCACACCTCCACCTGTTCTCAGCCTGTCCTCT ACTTGTACTCTGTCATTCAGTGGGACCTCAAGCAGTAATCAAGGCTGGTATGTAgtccagatggtgatggaggactTCCCCAGACAGTCAATCACCCTGACGCACACTAACGGGTCACGGGTTTGGAAAACGGCCAGCGATGCAATCAGCAAGATACCCATCCAGTTTGCTTTTCAAG TGGCTCCCGCAGCACCGTCCTGCACAGAAGGTGCTTATCTGCCAAGATTCCTGTTTCCAACTCCTGAACACGGAACTCGGTTCTACAATCCTGTCAGTCAGACTCTGGAGATCAACATCCGAGCAGACGCAACTGAGTGTGT GATCACTGGGCTCCTGTACAGCGGGCCGCACAATGTGGTCAAGACTTCTTCTGGATCAGGATACTTTACTCTGACATGGACGCCATCTGCAAGAGAGGATGGACAAAACCACCCCATCTGCTTTGTCGTCCAGGCAAA ACTTCTGTAA